TCCTTGCCGATATGGGAAGTTTGCTGAAAGCGGATGTATATGGCATGGTATTGACCGAGGACGGTTTTCGCCAAATTGCAGACGAAAATGCCAAAGATGGAACTACTTTTCGCGTTCAGTTTAAAGATGGCGTAAACATTCAGGCAGCCATAAAGGAAATAAAAACGCAATATGGCCTTTCAGACAGTCAGGTGAGCGAAAACACGGCGCTCCTCGGATTGATGGGGCAAAGTGAGAACAGTACAATGCAGTCCCTATACATCGTTGCAGGCTTTCTTGTCCTTTTGGTACTGATTGCCGGTGCAGTAATGATTGCTGCCAGCTTTAACACAAATGTTCTGGAACGGGTTCAATTCTACGGCCTTTTGCGGTGTCTGGGGGCATCCAAAGCACAGGTAAAGCACTTCGTCATTCTTCAAGGGCTGCGCCAAAGTAT
This genomic window from Anaerotignum faecicola contains:
- a CDS encoding ABC transporter permease; this encodes LADMGSLLKADVYGMVLTEDGFRQIADENAKDGTTFRVQFKDGVNIQAAIKEIKTQYGLSDSQVSENTALLGLMGQSENSTMQSLYIVAGFLVLLVLIAGAVMIAASFNTNVLERVQFYGLLRCLGASKAQVKHFVILQGLRQS